In the Chloroflexota bacterium genome, GCGTAATGATTCCTTGCTGCCAGAGCGCCCGCGCTACTTCCGCGGGACTCTTGCTCGGCGCGTGAAATGTAATAATCCCCGCCGACTCGTCATCAGATCGCGGCGTGACGACCTCAATACCGGGAGTCTCAGCGAGCATCGACTTGGCTTGCCGAGCCAAGTCTCTAATGCGCGCATAAACGACGGAAAGTTCTAGCTCCTCGAGCCATGTGATGGCGGACCGCAGGCCGACGAGTGCGGCGTGGTTGCGCGTGCCAAACTCAAACCGCCGGGCGTCCGGCCTGAGTTTGTGGCGAAAGGCTTCACCGTTCCACGTAAAGTGCTCAAAGGTGCCGGCTCCGACCGCGCCCAAAGTTAGCGCATCAAGTCGGTCCGGCCGTACATAGAGAATGCCGGTTTCCTTGGGACCGCACAGCCACTTGTGTCCATTGCTCACGAAGAAATCACATTCCAACTCCACAACGTCCACGGGTATGGCGCCCAGCGACTGCGCGCAGTCCAAGAGCGCCCAAACACCGTGCTCATGCGCGAGCCGACAGATTTCTTTTGCAGGCAGGCGGATACCACTCTCACAGCTCACGTGGCTAAAGGCAATGAGGCGTGTGGCAGGACTTAGTGCAGCGCGGACATTCTGCATCGTGACGTGCGGATCGGCATCTATAGCGAAGACGCGCACGCTAAGCTTGTCACGCTCTTGCAGATAGGCCGCCGGATGACTGAGGGCCGGATGCTCCTGGTTGGAGATGAGGAGTTCATCACCCGGCTGCCACCGCAGGCCGTGCAGCACGATGTTATGCCCGTCTGTGGCATTGCGTGTGAAGGCGATGGTGTTTGGCTGGGCATGCAGTAAACGTGCAACTATTTTGCGTGTGCGGTCTAGTTCGGCATAGCGCCACTCGAGCGCCGCGTGTCCCTCACGCTCCTGGCGGGCGATGGCCGCCTGATAGTCGGCGAGGACCGGTTCGGCCAGTAGTCCTTCCGTGCCGGTGTTTAAGTAAACTCGGTCTTGGAGGAACGGAATGGTCTCTCGAACTGAGGCGCAATCGTAGGGAGGCATGGGTCGGTTTAAGGGACACTTGGCTGTCGCACAGGGGCTACATCGTCCCTAACACTATAACCTGACTCGCAGCATCATGAAGGTGCGGCTTGCGGCAAGCGTACAAACGTGCGAGGTGCAGCCGTCACCTGACAATGGACGCGCGTGCCCGGTGCGAGCGGGGCGCCGAGAAGACGAACTTCAATGTGTTCGCCGGTCTCGAGACGGATCGTTACCGTGCTGTCGTGGCCGTAGAAAGTGGCATCCACCACGCGGGAAGCGCCATCCGGGGCTACCGTCAGGGCAATGTCCTCGGGACGGAACATAAGGTCTAGATCGCCATTGTGGGCGGCTCCGTTGAGCGCAAAGCGGCCGAGCGCGCACTGTGCGTAGCCGTTATTAACGTTGGCGTAGAGGAAATTCGCGCTACCTACGAACTGGGCGACATCTTTGGATGATGGGCTGCGGTACAACTCTTCTGGATCTCCTACTTGGGCAAGCTGTCCGCCCCACATCACGGCCACCCTATCGGCGATACTTAGCGCCTCTTCTTGGTCGTGGGTTACAAAGATCACTGTGGCGCCCGCCCGGGCGAGGATATTCCGCGTCTCGGCGCGAATGCGCGCGCGCAGGGCCACATCCAGGTTGGAGAAAGGTTCATCCATCAGGATGACGTCCGGTTCCGGCGCCAGCGCGCGGGCCAGCGCCACCCGTTGCTGCTGTCCGCCGGAGAGTTCATTCGGCATCCGCTCGCGGAGACCATCCAAGCCGACGAGCCGCAGCGCATTTCCGACTCGTTCAGTCCGATCAGGCCACTTGCGCACGCCGTAAGCGACGTTCTCCGCCACGGTCATATGCGGAAAAAGGGCATAGTCCTGAAACACCATGCCCACGCGGCGGCGTTCAGGCAGAATCCACCGCTTTGGTCCCACGACGCAGACGTCACCGATCTCGATCGAGCCGGAGTCGGGTACTTCAAAGCCGGCGATGAGTCGAAGGAAGGTCGTCTTACCGCAACCGCTCGGTCCCAACAGGCCCAGGAACTCTCCAGGAGCAACAGTGAGGTCAACATCGTTTACGGCTAGTACCGAGCCGAAACGCTTGCTGACATTCTTACAGCGGATAGCGAAGAGGTTAATGCTCATGGCACTATTTTAAGGCTCCTTACGCGCAAAAAGCAATGTTGGCAGTAGCGAGACGCCGAGCAGCACCAAGATCACCGGAGCAGCCTCGGCGAAGAACCCTTCCGCGGTATTTGTCCAGACTTCGGTGGCAAGTGTTTTGAAGCCGATCGGGCCGAGCAACAGCGTGATTGGGAGTTCCTTGAGAGTTGTTACAAAGACCAGAATACCGCCCGCAGTGGCGCCGCCGCGCACCAGAGGCAAGGTGATGGCGCGAAGTGTGGCGTGCCAGGAGTGACCGAGACTGCGGGAGGCTTCTTCCAAAGACGGATTCACCTGCAGAAGTGAGGTCCGCGCATTGCCGTACGCTTGGGGCAGGAAGCGGATAAGATAGGCGGCTATCAAGAGGAAGAAGGTTTGATAGATGATTGGCGCGACGTTTGCTCCAAAGAAGACAAGGGAGAGGGCAATGACAATGCCCGGCAGGCCATAGCCCAG is a window encoding:
- a CDS encoding ABC transporter ATP-binding protein, with protein sequence MSINLFAIRCKNVSKRFGSVLAVNDVDLTVAPGEFLGLLGPSGCGKTTFLRLIAGFEVPDSGSIEIGDVCVVGPKRWILPERRRVGMVFQDYALFPHMTVAENVAYGVRKWPDRTERVGNALRLVGLDGLRERMPNELSGGQQQRVALARALAPEPDVILMDEPFSNLDVALRARIRAETRNILARAGATVIFVTHDQEEALSIADRVAVMWGGQLAQVGDPEELYRSPSSKDVAQFVGSANFLYANVNNGYAQCALGRFALNGAAHNGDLDLMFRPEDIALTVAPDGASRVVDATFYGHDSTVTIRLETGEHIEVRLLGAPLAPGTRVHCQVTAAPRTFVRLPQAAPS
- a CDS encoding aminotransferase class V-fold PLP-dependent enzyme, with the translated sequence MPPYDCASVRETIPFLQDRVYLNTGTEGLLAEPVLADYQAAIARQEREGHAALEWRYAELDRTRKIVARLLHAQPNTIAFTRNATDGHNIVLHGLRWQPGDELLISNQEHPALSHPAAYLQERDKLSVRVFAIDADPHVTMQNVRAALSPATRLIAFSHVSCESGIRLPAKEICRLAHEHGVWALLDCAQSLGAIPVDVVELECDFFVSNGHKWLCGPKETGILYVRPDRLDALTLGAVGAGTFEHFTWNGEAFRHKLRPDARRFEFGTRNHAALVGLRSAITWLEELELSVVYARIRDLARQAKSMLAETPGIEVVTPRSDDESAGIITFHAPSKSPAEVARALWQQGIITRHTTTPPGVRASAAYFNTEGDFERLATALRSIV